The DNA region CCGTTGCGTCCATAACCGAGTATGGCGGTGCGAATGGTGTCCATGTCGCGCTCCTTCTGTGATAAATAACGATACTGCGGAAAGGTACTATCGATGCCCCGCACAATGAATGGACGAAACCGGAAACGGCATGGAGAATCTCGCGACACTTTGCTTTTTTCGCGATTTTGTTATACTTCCCGCATGGAAGTACGACTCCTCCGACATACGCCCGACCCTGAAACCGCGGTAGCGACCGCCGCGCGGCTATGTTATTCCCCGGCGAGCATCGCCGATCTTGAGACGAAGATAGCGAAAAGCGATGTCGATGCGTTCATTACGAAGCTTGCCGACATGAACCATTATACGCCCTTTGAGCATGCGAGCTTCACGTTCGGCATCGACGGTGTTTCGCGCGTGACCACGCATGAGCTTGTGCGCCATCGCCTGGCGAGCTATTCGCAGCAAAGCCAGCGCTACATCGCCGAGGGGGCTTCATTTACGTACACTACGCCGCCGGCCATACAGAAGGACAAGGCGCTTGCATCGCGCTACGAGACGTTCATGAACGAGGCGGCATCGCTTTATCGCCACTTCATCGACAGCGGGGTGGAGCAGGAAGATGCGCGGTATGTGCTCCCCAACGCGAAAGAGGCGAAGATAATAGTGACGATGAACGCGCGCGAGCTTATGCATTTCTTCAATCTGCGCATGTGCACCCGTGCGCAATGGGAGATACGCGCCATGGCGAAACGCATGTGCGAGCTTGCGAAGGGTGCGGCGCCGGCGCTGTTCAAGAACGCGGGCGCATCGTGCGATACGCAGGGGTTCTGTCCGGAAGGGCAGTATTCCTGCGGCAGATTTCCGACACTGAAAGAGACAATAAAAGGCAAGGAACAATGAAAAAGAAAATCGATAGAAGGACCGTGGAGACCGTGGGCGGGCAGGCCGTCATTGAGGGCGTCATGCTCCGTGATAAGATGCATTATGCGGTGGCGGTGCGCCGGGAGAAGGGCGATATCGTGACCAAGAAGGAAGCGATAGTGAGCGCGGCTTCCAAGTATACGCTTTTCAAGCTGCCGTTCCTCCGGGGCATGCTCAACTTTTTCGAGCAGCTGAAGCTCGGATACTCTATCCTCACGTATTCCGCTGATGAGGCCATGACCGAGGAAGAGCGTAAGAAGGAAGCGGCGAAGAAAAAAAAGGGGAACGGCGATTGGGTGCTTACCATCGCGCTCATTCTTTCGCTCGTGTTCGCGATAGCACTTTTCAAGGCATTGCCCTTCGTGCTCACCGTGCTCCTCGGCGGCCTTTTCAATTCCAAGAACATGGCCGTCGACCATCCCATTGTTTTCAACAGCATAGCCGGCGTCATCAAGCTCCTTGTGTTCTTCTTTTATCTTCTCGCCATGTCGCTCATGAAGGACATGCGCCGTATGTTCCAGTATCACGGGGCCGAGCATAAGGTCGCCAATGCGTACGAAGCGGGG from Spirochaetota bacterium includes:
- the thyX gene encoding FAD-dependent thymidylate synthase; translation: MEVRLLRHTPDPETAVATAARLCYSPASIADLETKIAKSDVDAFITKLADMNHYTPFEHASFTFGIDGVSRVTTHELVRHRLASYSQQSQRYIAEGASFTYTTPPAIQKDKALASRYETFMNEAASLYRHFIDSGVEQEDARYVLPNAKEAKIIVTMNARELMHFFNLRMCTRAQWEIRAMAKRMCELAKGAAPALFKNAGASCDTQGFCPEGQYSCGRFPTLKETIKGKEQ
- a CDS encoding DUF1385 domain-containing protein: MKKKIDRRTVETVGGQAVIEGVMLRDKMHYAVAVRREKGDIVTKKEAIVSAASKYTLFKLPFLRGMLNFFEQLKLGYSILTYSADEAMTEEERKKEAAKKKKGNGDWVLTIALILSLVFAIALFKALPFVLTVLLGGLFNSKNMAVDHPIVFNSIAGVIKLLVFFFYLLAMSLMKDMRRMFQYHGAEHKVANAYEAGEKISPKTVKRFPVVHPRCGTTFIFLVLAVGVVVYIAMQPLINSLPGFRTMGKFQSNIAILAIQIGMLPFIAGISYELLKLAFRFEKNFVLQAAIFPGLLFQRLTTKEPDQKQIEVAIASFEKLKGA